Sequence from the Mesorhizobium sp. PAMC28654 genome:
ATAACCTTTGACATTGGCTTTGGGGTCTGTTTCAGGCTTGGGATGTGGACAGCATCAAGCCGAGGCCGGATGGCCAGAATCGCCAAGAAGACGAAGCGCTATCCGAGTGACCTGACCGATGAGGAATGGTCGGCTGTGGAGCCGTTTCTGCCAGGGGTCAGCGGCACGGGACGTCCGCGCCGGACTGACCTTCGCGAGGTTCTGAACGCCATCCGGTATCTCGTGCGATCGGGCTGCGAGTGGCGGATGCTGCCTGTCCACTTCCCTCCCTGGCAAACGGTTTACTGGTGGTTTCGCCGTCTGGTTCGGCGGCTGATGTTCCCGGACCCTTCACGATGTCGTCCTGATGATCGACCGGGCTCGTGCCGGCCGCGATGTCGAGCCGAGTGCGGCGGTGATCGACAGCCAATCCGTCAAGGCCCCGGCCGCTCATGGCACGCGCGGATTCGACGGCGCCAAGAAGATCGTCGGGCGCAAGCGCCACATCGCGGTCGATACGGATGGCCGCTTGCTGATGGTTAGCCTGACCACGGCCAACATCGCGGACAGTACAGGCGCTCAGGCCGTGCTGGAGGCCACCTACAAGCGCTGGCCGAAGGTCAAACACCTGTTCGCCGACAGCGCATACGACAGGCGGACACTGCTCGACAAGGCCGCTTTCCTCGACTTCACGGTTGAGATCATCAAGCGGACCGAGGCGGCCTTCGTGGTTCTGCCGCGCCGATGGGTGGTCGAGAGAACCTTTGGATGGATGACACGGCATCGACGCCTCGTGAGAGACTACGAAGCACGACTGGATGTCTCACACGCCATGATCGACATCGCTATGGCAGGCCTACTCATCCGACGTATCGCACATCCCTAGTTCTCAAACGGACTCTAAGGGGGTCGAAGAACAAACGGTCCCGATGGCTGATGACCACGCGAGCGATCAGCCTTCGCCACTCGCCTGTCCCCAAAAGCCTGCTGTTGCGCATGCTCGCCTGCCGGGTGCAGGAGCGCAAGCTCCTGATCGACGAGGCCGAAGCCGGCATCATCCGACTCATCTTCGAGCGCTATCTCAGTGTCGGATCCTTGCCATCGCTCCAGGCCGAACTGCGCCAGCGCGGAATCGTCACGCGTCAACGAACATTGGCGACCGGCTGGACCATCGGCGGCATTGCGCTCACCAACGGCCCGTTGTCGCATCTGCTCCGCAACCGAGTCTACATGGACTTGCCCCGAAAAAGTGGAGAGTTTCCTTCTGATGAAAGGCGACCTCGATGACGAAACAGAGACAGTTTACGGATGCGTTCAAGGCGGAGGCGGTTGGCCTTGTGCGAACGAGCGGTCGGACGAAGCGGCAGATCGCGGAGGATCTTGGTGTTGGTTTCTCGACGCTGACGCGATGGATGGGTCGGCAGCTGGATCGTGAGATGGGCGATCCTGGGCGTCCGCCTGATGCTGATGTCGCCGCTGAATTGAAACGGCTGCGGCGGGAGAATGAAATCCTTCGGCAGGAGCGGGATATCTTGAAACGGGCGACGGCTTTTTTCGTCAAGGAGGGAAGTCGGTGAGGTTCGCGCTCATCGACCAGGCGAAGAAGGATTTCCCTGTGGACCGTTTGTGCGCGACGCTGGGTGTCAGCCCGAGCGGCTACTTTGCCTGGGGGCGCCGGCCGGCGTGCCGCCGGCAGCGCGACGACATGATAATGCTGGCGCATGTGCGATCGTCGTTCGCGCTGTCGAACGGAACCTATGGTAGCCCGCGCATGACGCGGGAACTGCAAGACAATGGCTTTGCCATTGGCCGGCGACGAACGGCGCGTCTGATGCGGGAGAATGGCCTC
This genomic interval carries:
- a CDS encoding recombinase family protein, with product MLACRVQERKLLIDEAEAGIIRLIFERYLSVGSLPSLQAELRQRGIVTRQRTLATGWTIGGIALTNGPLSHLLRNRVYMDLPRKSGEFPSDERRPR